A genomic window from Anoplolepis gracilipes chromosome 6, ASM4749672v1, whole genome shotgun sequence includes:
- the Atpsynb gene encoding ATP synthase subunit b, mitochondrial has product MLSRLAFRNAQLLPMAMRGAQSASSVATEPTRPKRMIEPSPVRHGFIPEEWFQAFYPKTGASGPYVFAITLGTYLTSKEIYIMEHEYYNGLALLVIYVAGVKMFGPKLAQFLDKEVDKCNAELDESRNSEIAQYEDAIAQEKREQWSLDGQKMILEIKKENIKMQLEAIYRERLVQVYQEVKKRLDYQVQVQNLERRIAQKHMVQWIVNGVLKAITPDQEKATLQQCIKDLEALAVKA; this is encoded by the exons ATGCTATCGAGATTGGCTTTTCGCAATG CCCAATTATTACCAATGGCCATGCGTGGAGCGCAGAGTGCTTCTTCGGTAGCAACAGAACCTACTCGTCCTAAACGTATGATTGAACCATCTCCAGTTAGACATGGATTCATACCCGAGGAATGGTTTCAAGCTTTCTATCCAAAAACTGGTGCATCAG GGCCATATGTATTTGCTATAACCTTGGGCACTTATTTAActtcaaaagaaatttatattatggagcatgaatattataatggaCTGGCTCTGTTAGTAATATATGTAGCGGGTGTAAAAATGTTTGGCCCAAAATTAGCTCAATTTTTGGACAAGGAAGTAGATAAATGCAATGCTGAACTTGATGAATCTAGAAACAGCGAAATAGCTCAGTATGAGGACGCAATTGCGCAGGAGAAACGAGAGCAATGGAGTCTAGATGGCCAGAAAATGAttctggaaattaaaaaagaaaatattaagatgCAACTGGAAGCAATTTACAGAGAGCGCTTGGTGCAAGTCTATCAAGAG GTGAAGAAGCGTCTCGACTACCAAGTGCAAGTACAAAATCTCGAGCGTCGAATCGCACAGAAGCATATGGTTCAATGGATTGTAAACGGAGTATTGAAAGCCATCACTCCTGATCAGGAGAAGGCAACTCTTCAACAGTGCATCAAAGATCTCGAAGCTCTCGCTGTAAAAGCGTAA